The genomic DNA TTTCTTCAGGAAGAAACCAAATAGCTGTAAATAAGCTAAACCGGTTAACATACCAACAACTGGTGGCATGTGCAGAAAGTTATGGAATGAGACTGCTGTACCAATTGTCATAAAGAACAATAAGATAATGCGTTTGGCACCACGTTGCATTTGCACTTCTTCACCTGATGCTTCAGGTTTAACATTTGGAATGGCAAAATGCATAATCGCTGCGGGCACAAGGAAGTTAACCGCTGATGGAATAAATAAAGCAAAAAACGTCCAGAATTCAACCATACCTTTTTGCCATACCATCAGTGTTGTAATATCACCAAATGGAGAGAACGCACCACCGGCATTAGCCGCAACAACAATATTAATACACCCGATACTAACAAACTTGGTGTTATCACCACCCACAGCCATAATAACTGCACACATTAATAATGCCGTTGTTAAGTTATCTGCAATAGGTGATATGAAGAACGCAAGAATACCGGTAATCCAGAAAAGCGCTCTAAATCCAAAACCACTTTTTACCAACCAGGCACGCAGTGCATCAAACACTTTACGCTCTTCCATCGAGTTCACATACGTCATTGCAACTAAAAGAAACAACATTAGTTCCGCATATTCTAAAAGATTATGTCGAACCGCATGCTCTGCTTCTACAGACATGCCGTTTTGTCCAGCGACCCAACCAATACTACCCCAGATAATACCTGCAGCCAGAATAACCGGCTTTGATTTTCTAAGGTGTGTAAATTCTTCAGCCATTACAAAAATATATGCAATACCGAAAAGTGCTAATGAAAAATAACCCAATGAACTGGTTGTCATATCACCCCAGCCTTTAGCGCCTTCACTCGCAAATAGTGCACCAGAAAACAACAGGGTCATAAGCCCCACCAAAATACTGGATTTGTTTTTTAGAATGTTCATGTTTTTTACTCTAATTTTTTAACTTTAATCTTATAAATTTTTCAATATTTCTTTAACCCTGATCGCAAACTAAAACTTACTCCTATAAAACCAGTACGGAATAAATTCTAACTCGCGAAAAATAACGGGGTTTCTAACTTAACCAAACACTACATTCATCATAACCATCATTACAACCAGGAACAGTATGGTCATAACACCACCCGCTTTCATGAAATCAGGTACACGGTAACCCGCTGGACCCATGATTAATGCATTCACCTGATGCGTAGGAATAAGGAATGAATTTGATGTTGCAATCGCGACAGTTAAAGCGAACACCGCAGGATTAGCTCCTGGAATTTGCAATGCCATATTAACTGCTAAAGGAACCAGTAAAACAGTTGCACCGACATTCGACATTACCAATGTAAAGAATGTCGCAAGAACAGCAATTATTAACTGAACCATCCAGACAGAAGGATCATCACCCATTACAGACAATGTCTGTTCAGCAATCCATTTTGCCGTGCCCGATGTTTCAACTGCAACACCTAAAGGTATTAATGAAGCTAACAGGAATACCGTTTTCCAGCTTACGGCTTCATAGGCTTCTTCAACTTTTAAAACCCCCGACAGAATCATGCCAACTGCACCGGTTAATAGTGCAACAGATAAACGTAAGTCAGTAAATAAAACCAGACCAAGTGCAATACCAAAAAACAATAATGCTGGCGCCAGTTTTTGTGGACGTGCTTCTTCTCGTGGGTACTCAGTGGTTACTACAACAAAATCACGATCTTTTTCAATACGCTGTAAAGAATCCCACGCCGTATGAACAACTAATGTATCACCGGCAACAAAAGGCATATTACGAATATCGTCACCTTCACGTTTAGTTTCCCCATCGCGGTGTAAACCAATTAACGCTAATCCGTAAGTTTTACGCATCCAGACATCACGTGCACTTTTACCAATTAATGAAGAGCCCGGTGGAATTACAACTTCAGCAACACCCGATTTAGTTGCCGCTAAAGACTCAGAAAATGTACGCAGCTCATCACGTATTTTAAGATTATAACCTTCTGCCAAACGAGCAAGATGATTAGGCTCTGCGATAATGCCCAATACCATGCCAGCAGAAATTTCTGTATCACGTGCAATAGAACCAGGGCCAAAACGAAGGTCATCACCAGTTTGCTTACTCGCAATAATACGTAACATATGGGTTGATTCTATGTCATCCAGTGTATGACCAATAAACAAACTCTCTTCTGTTACAACGACTTCAGAAAGCGAGTAGTTAACACCATAAACATTTTGAATATATTTTAACGGATCAGAACCAGACGTTGAACTTTCACTTTTCGTTGCCGGTAATACAAAACGACCTGCAATAACGAAATAAAGAATACCTGTAAGTACTAATGCCAGGCCAACAGGTGTTACAGAAAATAAACCCCATGTTTCCATTTGCTGATCAGCAGGTAATGCCTGATTAGATGCCAGAATCAAATCGTTTAATAAAATCAATGGACTTGAACCAACCATTGTCACAGTACCGCCCAGAATCGCACAGAATCCCATAGGCATTAATAAACGTGACATAGGTAGACCGGAACGTGCTGAGATACGAGATACAACAGGTAAGAATAATGCTGCTGCACCTACGTTTTGCATAAACGAAGAAATAATACCAACGGTAGAAGAGATTATTGGAATAATACGTGTTTCAGAAGTGCCGCCAATTTTCAAAATAAACGCTGCAACTTTTGACATTAAACCAGTTTTATCTAAACCGGCACCAATTATCATTACCGCTATAATCGACATTACCGCATTTGATGCAAAACCATCAAATAGATGGTTAGTATCAACCAGACCTTCTTCTAACCCCATAACAGGTGCAAGCAAAGATGACAGACCAATTAACACCATAACGGATACAGCGGCTACATCTACGCCAACCACTTCAAATGCAAAAAGATAAATCGTTAACATTAAAATGCCGGTTACCCAGGCTATCTCAATACTGGGTACTACCTGAGCCAGGCCCAGTGCCGCAGCAAAAAATATTGCAGCTGCTACCATTTGTTTTGTCGAAAACTTAGATGGCACTGCCATTTTTGTTTCCTCATCGGCCATTGCGGTCATTATACTTCTCCAATTAAATTACAATTTCTTACATCAGGCAGCTCTATATAAAGCTGTCTGATTATTATTCGTTCAAATCTAAAATTACTTATTCAGATTAATTCTGTCTGGACATACTTTAAGTATTACCATCCGACAGAATCGCTCGACTATTAGGTATATTCCCGTAGGGAAATGATTAGCGCCTTCAAAAGCATATTTGAGAGGGGGTCGTGATGAGCGAGGCCGGATAATGCACCTTTTAAAGACACTATTCAATTGAATTCAAATGTATTAATATTCCTGTATGGAATATATCAATCTGCCAGATTATAAATCTTTAGCCACACTTAAAGCCGTTGTTGAGTTAGGCAGCGTTAACCGTGCCGCTGATGCACTCTATATAGGCCAACCCGCGGTCACCAAGCGATTACGCTCATTAGACTCATGTTACGGCGTACCGTTAATGCAGCAACAGGGCAGGAAGCTGGAGTTAACTATCGCTGGTGAAAAGGTTTATGCGTATGCCAGACTGGTTCTACAACATCAGGAAAGCCTTCTGGATGACCTGGCCTCATTACGCACTGGACACAACCGCCTGCGTCTGGAAGTAACTTTTGCAATTGGTGAGCACATTTTACCCGACATATTAATGCACTTTGCTGATTCTCAACCGGATTTACGCATTGATAGCCGATTAGGCTACTCTCGACGCATCCATACTCGTCTGGCGACCGGTCTGGCTGATATTGCCCTGCTTGAGCAATCACCCCGTC from endosymbiont of Galathealinum brachiosum includes the following:
- a CDS encoding sodium:proton antiporter — translated: MNILKNKSSILVGLMTLLFSGALFASEGAKGWGDMTTSSLGYFSLALFGIAYIFVMAEEFTHLRKSKPVILAAGIIWGSIGWVAGQNGMSVEAEHAVRHNLLEYAELMLFLLVAMTYVNSMEERKVFDALRAWLVKSGFGFRALFWITGILAFFISPIADNLTTALLMCAVIMAVGGDNTKFVSIGCINIVVAANAGGAFSPFGDITTLMVWQKGMVEFWTFFALFIPSAVNFLVPAAIMHFAIPNVKPEASGEEVQMQRGAKRIILLFFMTIGTAVSFHNFLHMPPVVGMLTGLAYLQLFGFFLKKTAHRDNVKPDNVESDANMGSPAAFDVFSPVARAEWDTLFFFYGVVLCVGGLGFLGYLSLASELMYNQWGPTSANIVVGVLSAIVDNIPVMFAVLTMNPDMSIGQWLLVTLTAGVGGSLLSIGSAAGVALMGQARGKYTFFGHLKWTPAIALGYAASIYVHMLVNESYFT
- a CDS encoding SLC13 family permease, producing the protein MTAMADEETKMAVPSKFSTKQMVAAAIFFAAALGLAQVVPSIEIAWVTGILMLTIYLFAFEVVGVDVAAVSVMVLIGLSSLLAPVMGLEEGLVDTNHLFDGFASNAVMSIIAVMIIGAGLDKTGLMSKVAAFILKIGGTSETRIIPIISSTVGIISSFMQNVGAAALFLPVVSRISARSGLPMSRLLMPMGFCAILGGTVTMVGSSPLILLNDLILASNQALPADQQMETWGLFSVTPVGLALVLTGILYFVIAGRFVLPATKSESSTSGSDPLKYIQNVYGVNYSLSEVVVTEESLFIGHTLDDIESTHMLRIIASKQTGDDLRFGPGSIARDTEISAGMVLGIIAEPNHLARLAEGYNLKIRDELRTFSESLAATKSGVAEVVIPPGSSLIGKSARDVWMRKTYGLALIGLHRDGETKREGDDIRNMPFVAGDTLVVHTAWDSLQRIEKDRDFVVVTTEYPREEARPQKLAPALLFFGIALGLVLFTDLRLSVALLTGAVGMILSGVLKVEEAYEAVSWKTVFLLASLIPLGVAVETSGTAKWIAEQTLSVMGDDPSVWMVQLIIAVLATFFTLVMSNVGATVLLVPLAVNMALQIPGANPAVFALTVAIATSNSFLIPTHQVNALIMGPAGYRVPDFMKAGGVMTILFLVVMMVMMNVVFG